The following proteins are encoded in a genomic region of Mycolicibacterium confluentis:
- a CDS encoding DUF5134 domain-containing protein, protein MIADLSLRWVVTILFSLSALECGYAVAISHRRPAAVVGHSLHLVMAVAMAVMAWPRGAELPTTGPMVFFAAAAAWFLTVVLRSGGSWARLVNAYHAVMMLAMAWMYAVMNGSILPGQAAQHAHHEHAHTYPTWIAAINWFWTLGFAVAAVGWTYGYFASRQRTPGRMSFVHFGILCQAMIAAGMAIMFGVML, encoded by the coding sequence GTGATCGCCGACCTTTCGCTGCGCTGGGTGGTGACCATCCTGTTCAGCCTCAGTGCACTCGAATGCGGGTACGCCGTCGCCATCAGCCACCGCCGTCCCGCCGCGGTGGTGGGGCACAGCCTGCACCTGGTGATGGCGGTCGCGATGGCCGTCATGGCCTGGCCGCGCGGTGCGGAACTGCCGACCACGGGGCCGATGGTGTTCTTCGCGGCCGCCGCGGCGTGGTTTCTCACCGTCGTGCTGCGGTCCGGCGGATCGTGGGCGCGCCTGGTCAACGCCTATCACGCCGTGATGATGCTGGCGATGGCGTGGATGTACGCCGTCATGAACGGCAGCATCCTGCCGGGGCAGGCGGCCCAGCACGCCCACCACGAGCACGCGCACACCTACCCGACGTGGATCGCGGCCATCAACTGGTTCTGGACGCTGGGGTTCGCGGTGGCCGCCGTGGGCTGGACGTACGGGTACTTCGCCAGCCGGCAGCGCACGCCGGGGCGAATGTCCTTTGTGCACTTCGGGATTCTGTGTCAGGCGATGATCGCCGCCGGTATGGCGATCATGTTTGGAGTGATGCTGTAG